One Methylomonas sp. LL1 DNA window includes the following coding sequences:
- a CDS encoding integrase, whose translation MQAIQKRYRQSDRATKQMILNEFCEVCGYARKYAIRLLNRKAKPAASPTKRPGPKRKYQAEVLLEPLKRIWFASDQLCGKRLKAAIPLWLPHYEDQYGTLADSVRVDLLTISAATLDRLLKPLRVQNSKGLSGTKPGSLLKSQIPIRTHHWNETQPGFVEADTVAHCGNSLAGDFVWSLTMTDIVTGWTECRTTWNKGSQGVLEQIQAIEGLLPFPLKGFDCDNGSEFLNQHLLRYFTDHPQQPAFTRSRPYKKNDNAHVEQKNWTHARQLFGYDRLDNASLVPLMNQVYSTLWCPLQNHFCPSLKLHKKHRDGAKIIKKYHAPQTPYQRVIDHPNIPEATKHALRKQHAKLNPFAIKAAIEQQLKLIFSHIQVTSNVRQRL comes from the coding sequence TTGCAAGCCATCCAAAAGCGCTATCGACAAAGCGATAGGGCCACTAAACAAATGATCCTGAACGAGTTTTGCGAAGTCTGCGGCTACGCCCGCAAGTACGCCATTCGTCTACTGAATCGAAAAGCAAAGCCAGCAGCCTCTCCAACCAAACGGCCCGGACCCAAGCGAAAATATCAAGCCGAGGTGTTGCTGGAGCCCCTGAAACGCATCTGGTTCGCCAGTGACCAGTTGTGCGGCAAGCGCTTGAAGGCGGCAATTCCGCTCTGGTTACCACACTACGAAGACCAGTACGGCACACTAGCGGACAGTGTTCGCGTCGACTTGCTGACGATTTCGGCGGCGACCTTGGATCGCTTGCTCAAGCCCTTGCGTGTCCAGAATTCCAAAGGCTTGTCCGGCACTAAACCCGGTTCGCTGTTGAAATCCCAGATTCCCATCCGCACCCATCACTGGAACGAAACTCAGCCTGGCTTCGTCGAGGCTGACACGGTGGCTCATTGCGGGAATTCACTAGCGGGTGATTTCGTCTGGAGCCTGACGATGACGGATATCGTGACTGGCTGGACCGAGTGCCGAACGACCTGGAACAAAGGTTCGCAAGGGGTGTTGGAACAAATTCAGGCCATCGAAGGACTATTGCCGTTCCCGTTGAAGGGCTTCGATTGTGACAACGGTTCTGAATTTCTCAACCAGCACTTGTTGCGCTATTTCACCGATCATCCACAGCAACCCGCCTTCACACGCTCCCGGCCCTACAAAAAGAATGACAATGCCCATGTCGAGCAGAAAAACTGGACGCACGCCCGACAATTATTCGGCTACGACCGGCTGGACAACGCCTCCCTGGTGCCGTTGATGAACCAGGTATACAGCACCCTTTGGTGTCCTTTGCAAAATCATTTCTGTCCCAGCCTAAAACTTCACAAAAAACACAGGGACGGCGCCAAGATCATCAAAAAATACCACGCGCCGCAAACCCCTTATCAACGGGTGATCGATCATCCTAACATCCCGGAAGCCACCAAACACGCTCTCCGGAAACAGCATGCCAAACTCAATCCATTTGCTATCAAGGCGGCCATTGAGCAACAATTGAAACTCATTTTTTCACACATCCAGGTTACCTCTAATGTGAGGCAACGACTTTGA
- a CDS encoding putative toxin-antitoxin system toxin component, PIN family gives MVAPDTSWQLEEFRRVSRYPKLKKFINPAEAGQMINGIKLNAFVYQSLPAVDLCKDPDDNPILAIALECKADFLVTGDKRDLLSMQRVGVTPIINAASFLAVLDRN, from the coding sequence TTGGTTGCTCCAGACACATCATGGCAACTTGAAGAGTTTCGTCGTGTCAGTCGCTATCCAAAACTCAAAAAATTTATCAACCCTGCTGAAGCGGGGCAGATGATAAACGGAATCAAGCTTAATGCTTTCGTTTACCAATCGCTCCCAGCAGTCGATCTATGCAAAGACCCTGACGACAATCCGATATTAGCCATTGCTTTGGAATGCAAAGCTGATTTTCTTGTTACAGGAGATAAGCGGGATTTGCTTTCAATGCAGCGAGTTGGTGTTACCCCCATTATCAATGCAGCAAGTTTTCTCGCGGTACTTGATCGAAATTAA
- a CDS encoding transposase, producing MQAKITSFWEWQQHFADEKSCLQAIINLRWPEGFCCPRCGHQKGWLLQTHHGNLKSFVVSVAIQNSKNLSTLLKRGR from the coding sequence ATGCAAGCAAAGATCACGAGTTTTTGGGAGTGGCAACAGCACTTTGCCGATGAAAAAAGTTGTCTTCAAGCCATCATCAACCTCAGGTGGCCTGAAGGGTTTTGCTGTCCACGCTGTGGCCATCAGAAAGGTTGGTTGCTCCAGACACATCATGGCAACTTGAAGAGTTTCGTCGTGTCAGTCGCTATCCAAAACTCAAAAAATTTATCAACCCTGCTGAAGCGGGGCAGATGA
- a CDS encoding IS256 family transposase: MTVLKSIPTELLDTLLSGYQKPEDLIGENGLLKQLTKALVERALEAELTEHLGHAKHDPITNPSGNARNGKSRKNLKGDFGELPIEIPRDRHGSFEPQIVAKHQTRWTGFDDKIISLYARGMTVREIQSHLEELYGTEVSPSLISSVTDAVADEVKTWQSRPLEPVYPIVYLDCIHVKVRDTGAVRVKAVYLAIGINLNGEKEVLGLWIAQTEGAKFWLQVVTELKNRGVQDIFIACVDGLKGFPEAIETVYPQTAVQLCIVHLVRNSLNYVNWKMRKRIADDLKRIYQSATVAEAEQQLAEFEAQWNGDYPSIAQIWRRNWSRGIPFFDYPPEIRRIIYTTNAIESVNMSLRKITKNRGSFPNDEALSKLFYLALMNISKKWTMPLHDWKAALNRFSIQFDDRMPNR, encoded by the coding sequence ATGACCGTATTAAAATCCATCCCAACCGAATTGCTCGATACCTTGCTATCGGGTTATCAAAAACCCGAAGACCTGATTGGTGAAAATGGTCTGTTGAAGCAATTAACCAAGGCGCTGGTGGAACGTGCGTTGGAAGCCGAACTGACCGAACATCTGGGCCACGCCAAGCATGACCCCATCACCAATCCGAGTGGCAATGCCCGTAATGGCAAAAGCCGAAAAAACCTGAAAGGCGACTTCGGCGAATTACCGATTGAGATTCCGCGTGACCGTCATGGCAGCTTCGAGCCGCAAATCGTCGCCAAACATCAAACGCGCTGGACTGGCTTCGACGACAAGATCATTTCGCTGTATGCGCGTGGAATGACGGTCCGAGAAATTCAGAGTCATCTGGAAGAGCTGTATGGCACCGAGGTTTCGCCTTCGTTGATTTCCTCGGTCACCGATGCGGTAGCCGATGAAGTTAAAACCTGGCAATCGCGCCCGCTGGAACCGGTTTATCCCATTGTCTATCTCGACTGCATACACGTCAAAGTGCGCGATACCGGCGCTGTGCGGGTCAAAGCCGTCTATCTGGCGATTGGTATCAATCTGAATGGCGAGAAGGAAGTTCTGGGGTTATGGATCGCCCAAACCGAAGGGGCTAAGTTCTGGTTACAGGTGGTCACCGAACTGAAAAATCGCGGCGTGCAGGACATTTTTATCGCCTGTGTCGATGGGCTGAAAGGGTTTCCCGAAGCCATCGAAACCGTTTATCCGCAAACCGCCGTTCAGCTTTGCATCGTCCATCTGGTGCGTAACAGCCTGAACTATGTCAATTGGAAAATGCGCAAACGGATTGCCGATGACCTCAAGCGGATTTATCAATCGGCTACCGTTGCAGAAGCCGAGCAGCAATTGGCTGAGTTCGAGGCACAATGGAATGGCGATTATCCTTCGATTGCCCAGATATGGCGGCGTAACTGGAGTCGGGGCATCCCGTTTTTCGACTATCCGCCGGAAATACGCCGAATCATCTACACCACCAATGCCATTGAGTCGGTCAATATGAGCCTGAGGAAAATCACCAAAAATCGTGGCTCTTTCCCCAATGACGAGGCATTATCGAAACTGTTTTATCTGGCGCTGATGAATATCAGTAAAAAATGGACCATGCCATTGCATGACTGGAAAGCGGCTTTAAATCGGTTTAGCATTCAGTTCGACGACCGGATGCCAAACCGTTAA
- the hisI gene encoding phosphoribosyl-AMP cyclohydrolase — protein MSEAWLDEIQWTEDGLVPVIAQQHDTSRVMMFAWMNRESLALTVKEGYAVYWSRSRQRLWRKGEESGHRQKVIDIQLDCDADVILIKIEQQGGIACHTGRQSCFFRSLHDGEWQTAEPVLKDPKSIYK, from the coding sequence GTGAGCGAAGCTTGGCTGGACGAAATCCAATGGACCGAAGACGGCCTAGTGCCTGTCATCGCCCAGCAGCACGATACGAGTCGCGTGATGATGTTCGCCTGGATGAATCGCGAATCGTTGGCACTTACCGTGAAAGAGGGGTATGCGGTATACTGGTCGCGTTCACGCCAGCGTTTATGGCGCAAGGGCGAAGAGTCCGGACATCGGCAAAAAGTCATCGATATTCAACTGGATTGCGATGCCGACGTCATCTTGATTAAAATAGAACAACAAGGCGGAATCGCCTGCCACACTGGACGACAAAGTTGCTTCTTCCGCAGCCTGCATGACGGCGAATGGCAAACTGCCGAACCGGTACTGAAAGACCCCAAATCCATCTACAAATAA
- the hisF gene encoding imidazole glycerol phosphate synthase subunit HisF, which translates to MSLAKRIIPCLDVDNGRVVKGVKFVDIRDAGDPVEIARRYDREGADEITFLDITATHDNRDTIVHVVEEVASEVFIPLTVGGGIRTLEDIRRMLNAGADKVGINSAAVFRPEFVKEAAEKFGSQCIVVAIDAKKVSHDGEENRWEIFTHGGRKPTGINAVEWAVRMMNYGAGEILLTSMDRDGTKSGFDLALTRAVSEAVTIPVIASGGVGTLDHLADGIIEGKADAVLAASIFHFGEYNIEQAKHHMQSKGIEVRL; encoded by the coding sequence ATGAGTCTTGCTAAACGTATCATCCCCTGTCTTGATGTCGATAACGGTCGCGTGGTCAAGGGTGTCAAATTCGTCGACATTCGCGATGCCGGCGACCCGGTGGAAATCGCCCGCCGTTATGACCGGGAAGGCGCCGATGAAATCACCTTCCTGGACATTACCGCCACCCATGACAACCGCGACACCATCGTGCATGTGGTGGAGGAAGTAGCCAGCGAGGTGTTCATCCCATTGACGGTTGGTGGGGGCATCAGAACGCTGGAAGATATCCGCCGTATGCTGAATGCCGGCGCCGACAAGGTCGGCATCAACAGCGCGGCGGTGTTTCGGCCCGAATTCGTCAAGGAAGCGGCCGAAAAATTCGGTTCGCAGTGCATTGTGGTCGCCATCGACGCCAAGAAAGTCAGCCACGACGGCGAGGAAAACCGCTGGGAAATCTTTACCCACGGCGGCCGCAAACCCACCGGCATCAACGCCGTCGAATGGGCGGTCAGAATGATGAACTATGGCGCCGGCGAGATTCTGTTGACCAGCATGGACAGAGACGGCACCAAGTCCGGTTTCGACCTGGCATTGACCCGCGCAGTGAGCGAAGCCGTCACCATTCCGGTAATTGCTTCCGGCGGCGTCGGTACCTTAGACCATTTGGCTGACGGCATCATCGAAGGCAAGGCCGATGCGGTACTGGCGGCCAGCATTTTCCATTTCGGCGAGTACAACATAGAACAAGCCAAACACCACATGCAATCCAAAGGCATAGAGGTGAGACTGTGA
- the hisA gene encoding 1-(5-phosphoribosyl)-5-[(5-phosphoribosylamino)methylideneamino]imidazole-4-carboxamide isomerase: MLLIPAIDLKEGKCVRLRQGRMDDNTVFSDDPVAVAGRWVEAGARRLHLVDLDGAFAGKPKNAEVIHAIVQAYPDVPVQIGGGIRDEDTIQAYLEAGVEYVIIGTKAVSEPHFVRDVAIEFPGHIIIGLDARDGKVAIDGWSKLSRHDVVDLAKKFEAQGVSAIIYTDISRDGMMQGVNVEATAHLARSITIPVIASGGITNMDDIRALGTVAHEGIMGAITGRAIYEGTLDFAEAEKLAESFTDVGS, from the coding sequence ATGTTGCTGATACCTGCAATTGATTTAAAAGAAGGGAAATGTGTTCGCTTGCGCCAAGGCCGGATGGACGACAATACGGTATTCTCCGATGATCCGGTCGCCGTTGCCGGTCGCTGGGTCGAAGCCGGCGCCAGGCGTTTGCATCTGGTCGATCTGGATGGAGCTTTTGCCGGTAAGCCTAAAAACGCCGAAGTCATTCATGCCATAGTCCAAGCTTATCCCGACGTGCCGGTACAAATTGGCGGCGGTATCCGCGACGAAGATACCATTCAGGCCTATCTGGAAGCTGGCGTGGAATATGTAATCATCGGCACTAAAGCCGTCAGCGAACCGCATTTTGTGCGCGACGTGGCAATTGAGTTCCCCGGTCACATCATCATCGGTTTAGATGCTAGAGACGGTAAAGTTGCTATCGATGGCTGGTCGAAATTATCCCGTCACGACGTGGTCGATCTAGCTAAAAAATTCGAAGCACAAGGTGTCTCGGCCATTATCTACACCGACATTTCCCGCGACGGCATGATGCAAGGCGTCAACGTTGAAGCCACCGCCCATTTGGCGCGCTCGATCACAATTCCGGTCATCGCATCCGGCGGCATTACCAATATGGACGATATTCGCGCCTTGGGCACCGTGGCTCACGAAGGTATCATGGGCGCTATCACCGGACGAGCCATTTACGAAGGCACCTTGGACTTTGCCGAAGCCGAAAAACTGGCGGAATCGTTCACCGACGTAGGCTCATGA
- the hisH gene encoding imidazole glycerol phosphate synthase subunit HisH, with translation MSSVAVIDYGMGNLHSIAKALQHADARAHVQISADAHVIKTADRVVFPGVGAMRDCMQALRELGLADVINDVARNKPFLGICLGMQALLTDSEENGGTACLNLFPGHVRHFPDNLTDAEGRALKIPHMGWNRVKQKPHPLWHDIPQDSRFYFVHSYFAAPDREQDSIASSDYPRPFTCALAKDNVFAVQFHPEKSQTAGLQLLQNFLRWDGAA, from the coding sequence ATGTCATCAGTTGCCGTTATCGATTACGGAATGGGTAATCTGCACTCCATCGCCAAAGCACTTCAACATGCCGATGCTCGGGCTCATGTGCAAATCAGTGCCGACGCCCATGTCATTAAAACGGCGGACCGGGTGGTTTTTCCCGGCGTGGGCGCCATGCGCGACTGCATGCAGGCTTTACGGGAACTAGGCTTGGCCGACGTGATCAACGACGTGGCGCGGAACAAACCCTTTCTGGGAATTTGCCTTGGCATGCAGGCCTTGTTGACCGATAGCGAGGAAAACGGTGGCACGGCCTGCTTGAATCTGTTTCCCGGCCACGTTCGCCATTTTCCCGATAATCTGACCGATGCCGAAGGGCGGGCACTGAAAATCCCGCATATGGGCTGGAACCGAGTCAAACAAAAGCCTCACCCGCTTTGGCATGACATTCCGCAAGACAGCCGTTTTTATTTCGTGCATAGCTATTTCGCCGCCCCCGATCGCGAGCAAGACAGCATTGCCAGCAGCGACTATCCTCGGCCATTTACTTGCGCGCTAGCCAAGGACAATGTATTCGCCGTGCAATTTCATCCGGAAAAAAGCCAGACGGCGGGATTGCAATTGTTACAGAATTTTTTGCGCTGGGATGGCGCTGCTTAA
- the hisB gene encoding imidazoleglycerol-phosphate dehydratase HisB — MNSRTAQVERNTLETRIKIAINLDGNGTASFSTGLPFLDHMLDQVARHGLIDMDLVSQGDLHIDAHHSVEDIGITLGQAFARALGDKKGIYRYGHAYCPLDESLSRVVVDFSGRPGLFYQVEFKRAMIGSFDADLFREFFQGFVNHAGVTLHIDNLKGGNAHHIAETVFKAFGRAVRMAISPDPRMSGIMPSTKGSL; from the coding sequence ATGAATTCACGCACCGCACAGGTTGAACGTAATACCCTAGAAACCCGGATTAAAATTGCCATAAACCTGGATGGCAATGGTACTGCTTCATTCAGCACCGGCTTACCTTTTCTCGACCATATGCTGGATCAGGTAGCTCGCCACGGCTTAATCGACATGGACCTGGTTTCGCAAGGCGATTTGCACATCGATGCGCATCATAGCGTCGAAGACATAGGCATCACCCTGGGCCAGGCTTTTGCGCGGGCATTGGGCGACAAAAAAGGCATTTACCGTTACGGCCATGCTTATTGCCCGCTGGATGAATCCCTGTCGCGAGTCGTGGTCGATTTTTCCGGCCGTCCCGGCTTGTTTTATCAAGTTGAATTTAAACGGGCGATGATAGGCAGTTTCGATGCCGATTTGTTTCGCGAATTTTTCCAGGGTTTCGTCAATCATGCCGGTGTCACGCTGCACATCGACAACCTGAAGGGCGGAAATGCCCACCATATAGCCGAAACGGTTTTTAAAGCCTTCGGCAGAGCGGTACGCATGGCGATTAGCCCCGACCCGCGCATGTCAGGTATCATGCCTTCAACCAAAGGTAGTCTATAA
- the pepN gene encoding aminopeptidase N, which produces MRDAAPNTVYLKDYTPPEYLIDNVELNFELDETRTLVHSRLSIRRNPQCKAGGVSLVLMGEELELISISLDGKPLADADFSVSQEAMTIHTVPQDRLFAISIENRINPQANTALEGLYLSSGMLCTQCEAQGFRKITWFLDRPDVMTRFQTTLTADKSLYPVLLSNGNKIAQGELDNNLHWVRWEDPFAKPCYLFALVAGQLECVSDSFTTISGRSIALEIFVEQHNVDKCAHAMQSLKNAMSWDEETYGLEYDLDLYMIVAVDHFNMGAMENKGLNVFNTKFVLARPDTATDSDYEHIEGVIGHEYFHNWSGNRVTCRDWFQLSLKEGFTVFRDQQFSGDRTSPAVKRIEDVNALRTRQFAEDAGPLSHPVRPEAYIEINNFYTLTVYEKGAEVVRMLHTLLGAEGFRKGCDLYFKRHDGQAVTCEDFINAMESANGVELSQFRRWYSQAGTPVLTVEQRYDADSQKLYLTIQQGCPATPNQPVKQPLHIPVKLGLLASDGSAAPLHWNGQTHDEVTLSLTEAEQTFVFEQLSEQPLVSLLRGFSAPVNLKMPRSQEQLAFLLRHDSDTFNRWEAGQQLACQIIFKLIDDLQNDRGLRLDPVMIEAFHGVLAEEGDDLSYRALLLSLPEESYLAGQMAVIDVDAIHQAREFVKSSLAEALQTDFQRLYDRHHRDESGCFDAGAVGRRRLKNVCLSYLIKREAADYYRLAEQQFRGSRNMTDQMAALTVIVNSHHPAKVDCLDHFYQQWQQEALVIDKWFALQASSSMPDTFATVQRLMRHPAFDIKTPNRVRALIGAFSQSNPLHFHAKNGEGYRFLADQVLVLNSLNPQIASRMVSGLAQWRRYDAERQELMQQQLQRIIAAEHLSKDVYEIASKSLA; this is translated from the coding sequence ATGCGCGATGCAGCTCCCAACACTGTCTACCTGAAGGACTATACCCCGCCCGAATATTTGATCGACAATGTCGAGCTGAATTTCGAGCTGGATGAAACCCGCACCCTGGTACATTCACGACTGAGCATACGCCGCAATCCGCAATGCAAGGCAGGTGGTGTTTCCTTGGTATTAATGGGCGAAGAACTGGAGCTGATCAGTATTTCGCTGGATGGCAAACCGCTGGCTGATGCCGATTTTAGCGTCAGTCAGGAAGCGATGACGATACACACAGTCCCTCAAGACAGGCTGTTCGCGATCAGCATCGAAAACCGCATCAATCCCCAGGCCAATACCGCTCTGGAAGGCTTGTATCTATCCAGCGGCATGCTCTGCACCCAGTGCGAGGCGCAAGGTTTCCGCAAAATCACCTGGTTTTTGGACAGACCGGATGTGATGACGCGATTCCAAACCACACTAACCGCCGATAAAAGTCTCTATCCTGTGCTGTTATCCAACGGCAATAAAATCGCTCAAGGCGAACTCGACAATAATCTGCATTGGGTCAGATGGGAGGATCCGTTCGCTAAACCCTGCTACTTGTTCGCGCTGGTGGCGGGCCAATTGGAATGCGTGTCGGACAGCTTCACCACGATCAGCGGCCGCAGTATCGCGTTGGAAATTTTCGTCGAACAGCATAACGTCGACAAATGCGCGCACGCGATGCAATCGCTGAAAAACGCGATGAGCTGGGACGAGGAAACCTACGGCCTGGAATACGATCTGGATTTGTACATGATCGTGGCCGTCGACCATTTCAACATGGGCGCGATGGAAAACAAGGGCTTGAACGTGTTCAACACCAAGTTCGTGCTGGCCCGACCCGATACCGCCACCGACAGCGATTACGAGCATATCGAAGGCGTGATCGGCCATGAATACTTTCACAACTGGTCCGGCAACCGGGTGACCTGCCGCGACTGGTTTCAGTTGAGTTTGAAGGAAGGTTTTACGGTATTCCGCGACCAGCAATTCAGTGGCGATAGAACCTCGCCGGCAGTCAAACGCATCGAGGATGTCAATGCCCTGCGTACCCGCCAGTTTGCCGAGGACGCCGGCCCGTTGTCGCATCCCGTGCGTCCCGAAGCCTACATCGAAATCAATAACTTTTATACCCTGACTGTCTACGAAAAAGGCGCGGAAGTGGTGCGCATGCTGCACACTTTGCTGGGTGCCGAAGGTTTTCGCAAGGGCTGTGATTTATATTTCAAACGCCACGATGGCCAGGCGGTAACTTGCGAAGACTTCATCAATGCGATGGAAAGCGCCAACGGTGTGGAACTAAGTCAGTTCCGCCGCTGGTATTCGCAAGCCGGTACACCGGTGCTGACGGTCGAGCAGCGTTACGACGCCGATTCGCAAAAACTGTATTTAACGATACAGCAAGGCTGTCCTGCTACGCCGAATCAGCCGGTGAAACAACCGCTGCACATTCCGGTGAAGTTGGGCTTGCTGGCAAGTGACGGCTCGGCGGCTCCGCTGCATTGGAACGGCCAAACTCATGACGAAGTGACTTTAAGCCTCACCGAAGCCGAACAAACCTTTGTATTCGAGCAGTTATCGGAACAACCCCTGGTATCGTTGCTCAGAGGTTTTTCCGCGCCGGTCAACTTGAAAATGCCGCGCAGCCAGGAACAGCTGGCGTTTTTACTGCGCCACGACAGCGACACGTTTAATCGCTGGGAGGCCGGCCAACAATTGGCTTGCCAGATCATTTTCAAACTGATCGACGATCTACAAAATGATCGTGGGCTACGGCTCGATCCAGTGATGATTGAAGCCTTCCACGGCGTGTTGGCGGAAGAAGGCGATGATTTGTCTTATCGCGCATTATTACTGTCGCTGCCGGAAGAAAGCTATCTGGCCGGGCAAATGGCGGTGATCGATGTCGATGCGATTCATCAGGCTCGCGAATTCGTCAAATCAAGTTTGGCTGAAGCATTGCAAACCGATTTCCAGCGGCTTTACGACAGGCATCATCGTGACGAATCCGGCTGTTTCGACGCGGGCGCGGTCGGCAGAAGGCGACTGAAAAATGTCTGCCTGAGCTATCTGATCAAACGGGAAGCAGCGGACTACTATCGATTGGCCGAACAACAATTCCGCGGCTCCCGCAACATGACGGACCAGATGGCTGCTTTAACGGTGATCGTCAACAGCCATCACCCCGCAAAAGTGGATTGCCTGGATCATTTTTACCAGCAATGGCAGCAGGAAGCCTTGGTTATCGACAAATGGTTTGCGTTGCAGGCTAGCAGCAGTATGCCGGATACCTTTGCCACCGTGCAGAGACTGATGCGGCATCCGGCCTTTGATATAAAAACCCCAAATCGGGTACGAGCACTGATCGGAGCCTTCAGTCAATCCAATCCTCTGCATTTTCACGCCAAAAACGGCGAGGGCTATCGTTTCCTGGCCGACCAAGTGCTGGTGTTGAACAGTCTCAATCCGCAAATCGCCTCGCGGATGGTATCCGGACTGGCGCAATGGCGCCGTTACGATGCGGAGCGTCAAGAATTGATGCAACAGCAATTGCAGCGCATTATCGCCGCCGAACACCTTTCAAAGGATGTGTACGAAATTGCCAGTAAGAGTTTGGCGTAG
- a CDS encoding phosphate-starvation-inducible PsiE family protein yields MDKAPIRPSTTASPHASGRNQRDLDSHEEKLPTIDEDGLIKALHLVIHFAVRVLAVLMTLVILWGVADVVYVLYQRLVAEPFLLLTVSDILVVFGSFMAVLIAIEIFINITVYIKRDVLPIKMVIATALMAISRKVIMLDFKDLDWRYILAIAAVIVALGLTYWLISYKPKTIQPDER; encoded by the coding sequence ATGGATAAAGCCCCGATTCGTCCTTCGACTACCGCGTCTCCACATGCGTCCGGCCGCAACCAGCGCGACTTGGATAGCCACGAGGAAAAATTACCGACTATCGATGAAGATGGCTTAATCAAGGCACTGCATTTAGTGATTCACTTTGCGGTCAGAGTCTTGGCCGTATTGATGACATTGGTCATCTTGTGGGGAGTTGCCGACGTCGTTTACGTGCTGTATCAACGCCTGGTTGCCGAACCGTTTCTGTTGCTGACGGTCAGCGACATTCTGGTGGTTTTCGGCTCATTCATGGCTGTGCTGATCGCCATTGAAATATTCATTAACATCACCGTGTACATCAAACGTGATGTGCTGCCGATCAAGATGGTGATAGCCACGGCCTTGATGGCAATATCCCGTAAAGTCATCATGCTGGATTTCAAAGACTTGGATTGGCGCTACATCCTCGCTATTGCCGCGGTGATCGTGGCATTGGGCCTGACCTACTGGCTGATTTCCTACAAACCTAAAACCATTCAACCCGACGAGCGATAA
- a CDS encoding DUF423 domain-containing protein translates to MQARFMFIAALAGFLGVTMGAFGAHAFKPMLSEHYMDIYKTAVSYQMWHALLLALIAVLPPHKWLCWAGWSLVAGIVLFSGSLYLLTLFDIGWLGMITPLGGLALLLGWGLLALVAFQYQRN, encoded by the coding sequence ATGCAAGCACGTTTTATGTTTATTGCCGCCTTAGCCGGTTTCTTGGGCGTGACGATGGGGGCTTTCGGCGCTCATGCTTTTAAGCCCATGCTGTCCGAGCATTACATGGACATCTACAAAACAGCGGTAAGCTATCAAATGTGGCATGCCTTGCTGCTCGCATTGATTGCGGTGCTACCGCCACATAAATGGTTGTGTTGGGCCGGATGGTCGCTAGTTGCCGGCATCGTGCTGTTTTCCGGCAGCCTCTATTTGCTAACCCTATTTGATATAGGCTGGCTGGGCATGATCACGCCGCTTGGCGGACTCGCCTTGTTACTGGGATGGGGCTTATTGGCCCTGGTCGCCTTTCAATACCAGAGGAACTGA
- the moaB gene encoding molybdenum cofactor biosynthesis protein B, protein MNQEREFIPLNIAILTVSDTRTEADDISGLALVTGLTEAGHKLGDKKIVPDDIYQIRAIVSQWIADSEIQIIISTGGTGVTGRDGTPEAVTPLLDKLLDGFGEVFRMVSYQEIKSSTMQSRAVAGVANGTYIFCLPGSSGACRTAWQHLIKDQLDYRTRPCNLVQLIPRLLEK, encoded by the coding sequence TTGAACCAAGAACGAGAATTTATCCCTCTGAATATTGCGATATTGACCGTATCGGATACGCGAACCGAAGCCGATGACATATCCGGCTTAGCCCTGGTTACCGGCCTGACCGAGGCTGGGCATAAGCTTGGCGACAAGAAAATCGTTCCCGACGACATTTATCAAATTCGTGCTATCGTCAGCCAATGGATAGCCGACAGCGAGATTCAGATCATTATCAGCACCGGCGGCACCGGCGTGACCGGCCGCGACGGCACCCCGGAAGCCGTTACTCCGTTGCTGGACAAGCTGTTGGATGGTTTTGGCGAAGTCTTCAGGATGGTCTCCTACCAGGAGATCAAAAGCTCGACCATGCAATCGCGCGCCGTGGCCGGCGTTGCCAACGGCACTTACATTTTCTGCCTACCTGGTTCGTCCGGCGCCTGCCGAACCGCTTGGCAACATTTGATAAAGGATCAGCTTGATTACCGTACCCGGCCATGCAATCTGGTGCAGCTGATACCGCGTTTGCTGGAGAAATAA